One genomic region from Patescibacteria group bacterium encodes:
- the rplN gene encoding 50S ribosomal protein L14 produces the protein MIQLRSMLKVADNTGAKKVQCIRVLGGYKKRYARIGDLITAVIKSAEPHGMVKKSEVVTAVVVRTRKEQRRTDGSYVRFDENAIVIIDKKSKEPKGTRIFGPIARELRNKGFQKIVSLAPEVL, from the coding sequence ATGATACAACTTAGATCCATGTTAAAAGTAGCCGATAATACAGGAGCCAAGAAGGTTCAATGTATACGTGTTTTAGGTGGTTACAAAAAACGTTATGCTCGAATTGGTGATTTGATAACAGCCGTAATAAAATCAGCTGAACCGCATGGTATGGTTAAAAAAAGTGAAGTGGTTACAGCGGTTGTGGTCAGGACACGTAAGGAACAAAGGAGAACTGATGGGTCTTATGTTAGGTTTGATGAAAATGCTATAGTGATTATTGATAAAAAATCCAAGGAACCTAAGGGCACTCGTATTTTTGGTCCGATTGCTCGAGAATTAAGAAATAAGGGTTTTCAAAAGATTGTTTCTTTAGCTCCCGAGGTTTTGTAA
- the rplV gene encoding 50S ribosomal protein L22, producing the protein MEVQAQLKFTRLSPRKVKLVIDLVRGKTLAEAERQLNNLSKGSAKPVIKLIKSAAANGKSNLKLEPSDWWVKTIQVNQGPVLKRWQPKAMGRATPLRRPTSHIKVVLSDVAPKSASKK; encoded by the coding sequence ATGGAAGTACAAGCACAATTAAAATTCACCAGATTATCTCCCCGCAAAGTCAAATTAGTAATTGATTTGGTGCGTGGTAAGACTTTGGCGGAGGCCGAGCGTCAGTTAAATAATTTAAGTAAGGGCTCAGCCAAGCCGGTAATTAAATTAATAAAATCAGCGGCCGCTAACGGAAAATCTAATTTAAAATTGGAGCCGTCTGATTGGTGGGTTAAAACTATTCAAGTTAATCAAGGACCTGTTTTAAAGCGTTGGCAACCTAAAGCCATGGGTCGAGCCACGCCTTTAAGACGGCCAACCAGTCACATTAAGGTTGTTTTAAGCGATGTGGCTCCTAAATCAGCTAGTAAAAAATAG
- the rpsS gene encoding 30S ribosomal protein S19 — MSRSLKKGPFVNAKLLIKLGRLKVGDKTIIKTWSRDSVITPEMVGFTIGVHNGRIHIPVLVVEDMVGHKLGEFSPTRKFTGHGGRMAKEQAAAAAVAAKPVAAPVVTPKK, encoded by the coding sequence ATGTCTAGAAGTTTAAAAAAAGGACCATTTGTCAATGCCAAACTACTTATTAAATTAGGTAGATTAAAGGTGGGCGATAAGACTATTATAAAAACTTGGTCACGCGATTCAGTTATTACTCCAGAAATGGTCGGTTTTACTATTGGTGTTCATAATGGTCGGATTCATATACCGGTTTTGGTGGTGGAAGATATGGTCGGTCATAAGTTGGGCGAGTTTTCTCCAACCCGTAAATTCACTGGTCACGGTGGTAGGATGGCTAAGGAACAAGCCGCCGCCGCTGCTGTAGCTGCTAAGCCAGTGGCTGCCCCAGTAGTCACTCCTAAGAAATAA
- the rpsQ gene encoding 30S ribosomal protein S17, with protein sequence MILVKTNKIKRSLEGLVVSAKTDKTRVVKVERVVVHPKYGKRIRLSQRYHAHDEKNEYKLGDKVILEATRPLSRLKRWRIVGKLK encoded by the coding sequence ATGATTTTAGTTAAGACAAATAAAATTAAACGTAGCTTAGAAGGCTTGGTGGTATCGGCTAAAACCGATAAAACTCGGGTGGTTAAGGTGGAAAGAGTGGTTGTTCATCCTAAATATGGTAAACGGATTCGTTTAAGCCAACGTTATCATGCGCATGATGAAAAAAATGAATATAAATTGGGTGATAAAGTAATTTTGGAAGCTACTCGTCCGTTATCACGCCTTAAGCGTTGGCGTATTGTTGGTAAATTAAAGTAA
- the rplB gene encoding 50S ribosomal protein L2 produces MPVKNYKPTTPGRRHAGVLLSEVSKSRPLKSLTKGKTSKAGRNAQGRITVRHRGGGAKRLLREVDSKRQKYDLEAKVELLAYDPNRTANLALLVYSDGSRSYILAPTGLKVGDKIMSSQKFIEIKTGNRLPLKHIPVGVQVHDIELTPGQGGVMVKSAGAWAIVMSSETGLVRLKLPSGEIRDVANGCLATVGQVGNIDHSNVRLGKAGRRRHMGFKPTVRGKAMNPVDHPHGGGEGHNPIGLKHPKTPWGKPALGVKTRRSTKASNRFIVSRRSKRRR; encoded by the coding sequence ATGCCAGTTAAGAATTACAAACCAACTACTCCAGGAAGGCGCCATGCCGGTGTTTTGTTGTCGGAAGTTAGTAAGTCAAGGCCACTTAAGAGTTTAACTAAGGGCAAAACTTCTAAGGCCGGACGAAATGCTCAAGGTCGTATTACCGTGCGGCATCGTGGCGGGGGAGCTAAACGATTATTAAGGGAGGTAGATTCTAAGCGTCAAAAATATGATTTGGAAGCTAAAGTAGAGTTGTTGGCCTATGATCCTAATCGGACGGCTAATTTAGCTTTACTTGTTTATAGTGATGGTAGCCGAAGTTATATTTTGGCTCCTACTGGACTTAAAGTTGGTGACAAAATAATGTCATCACAGAAATTTATAGAAATAAAAACTGGTAATCGCTTACCTTTAAAACATATACCAGTCGGGGTTCAGGTGCATGATATTGAATTGACTCCCGGACAGGGCGGCGTAATGGTAAAATCAGCTGGAGCTTGGGCGATTGTTATGTCCAGTGAGACTGGTTTAGTAAGATTAAAGTTGCCTTCAGGGGAAATAAGAGATGTAGCTAATGGTTGCTTGGCAACAGTTGGTCAAGTTGGTAATATAGATCACTCCAATGTTAGATTGGGTAAAGCTGGTCGCAGGCGTCATATGGGTTTTAAACCGACGGTACGAGGTAAGGCTATGAATCCAGTGGATCATCCTCATGGTGGTGGTGAAGGCCATAATCCTATTGGTCTTAAACACCCTAAGACACCTTGGGGTAAACCAGCTTTAGGTGTTAAGACCAGACGGTCAACTAAAGCTTCTAATAGGTTTATTGTTAGTCGTCGTTCTAAGAGGAGACGTTAA
- the rplE gene encoding 50S ribosomal protein L5, protein MKENHKTIKDLWQAAWLVLQKEFSLQNIMQMPRLQKVVLNIGLGKVLSDTKQQENAFKTLQRISGQKPVFTKAKKSISNFKIREGMVVGVSVTLRGQRMYDFLDRFVNITLPRVRDFRGLSKKIIDQQGNLTIGFKEHVVFPEIRSDEIEALHGLEVTVVTSGRARDLTLRLFELLGFPFSK, encoded by the coding sequence ATGAAAGAAAATCATAAAACAATTAAAGATTTGTGGCAGGCCGCTTGGTTAGTTTTGCAAAAGGAATTTTCTTTGCAAAATATTATGCAAATGCCTCGATTGCAAAAAGTAGTTCTGAATATTGGTTTAGGTAAGGTTTTAAGTGATACTAAACAACAGGAAAATGCTTTTAAAACTTTACAGCGTATTAGCGGACAAAAACCGGTTTTTACTAAAGCCAAGAAGTCTATTTCTAATTTTAAGATTCGGGAAGGTATGGTGGTGGGTGTTAGTGTAACTTTGCGTGGCCAAAGAATGTATGATTTTTTGGATAGGTTTGTCAATATTACTTTGCCTCGGGTTAGGGATTTTCGAGGTTTATCCAAAAAAATAATTGATCAGCAGGGTAATTTAACTATTGGTTTTAAAGAACACGTAGTTTTTCCGGAAATTAGGTCTGACGAAATAGAAGCCTTACACGGTTTGGAAGTTACAGTCGTAACTAGTGGTCGAGCCCGTGATTTAACTTTACGTTTATTTGAATTGTTGGGTTTCCCTTTTAGTAAGTAA
- the rpsC gene encoding 30S ribosomal protein S3: protein MGQKVHPKIFRMGILYTWKSKWFNEREYSEMVEVDVRLRRWLRKKLRGASVAGLEVERGANSLTVNIQTAKPGLVIGRGGAGAEDLKKEMKDKFLKIGQNLQLNIQEVTNPMLSPEIVAENMALELEKRMPFRRVMKQAIDQVMKSGALGVKVMVGGRLNGAEIARSEKLSVGKVPLHTLRAEVDYARTTAKTTYGVLGIKVWINRGEGGTNSIMSTPPHRPSFGRRGRFNR, encoded by the coding sequence ATGGGACAGAAAGTACATCCAAAAATTTTCCGAATGGGAATCTTATATACCTGGAAGTCAAAATGGTTTAACGAACGTGAATACAGTGAGATGGTAGAAGTAGATGTCAGATTAAGACGTTGGTTAAGAAAAAAACTACGTGGCGCGTCAGTGGCTGGTTTAGAAGTGGAAAGAGGTGCTAACAGTTTAACAGTTAATATTCAGACGGCTAAACCGGGTTTAGTGATTGGTCGAGGGGGTGCTGGTGCTGAAGATTTAAAAAAAGAAATGAAAGATAAATTTTTAAAAATTGGTCAAAATTTGCAACTTAATATTCAAGAAGTTACCAATCCCATGTTGTCTCCGGAAATTGTGGCGGAGAATATGGCTTTAGAATTAGAAAAAAGAATGCCTTTTAGAAGGGTAATGAAACAGGCTATTGATCAAGTAATGAAGTCGGGTGCTTTGGGTGTTAAGGTAATGGTCGGCGGTCGTTTGAATGGTGCCGAAATAGCTCGTAGTGAAAAATTAAGCGTTGGTAAGGTGCCCTTACATACTTTACGTGCCGAAGTTGATTACGCTCGCACTACAGCCAAGACGACTTATGGTGTTTTAGGTATAAAGGTTTGGATTAATCGAGGCGAGGGTGGGACAAATTCTATAATGTCAACACCGCCCCATCGTCCATCTTTTGGCCGTCGCGGCCGGTTCAATCGTTAA
- the rplP gene encoding 50S ribosomal protein L16 encodes MLIPKKVKYRKHHRGDQIKGKASQKINLSFGSFGLKSLEANWITSRQIEAARRAITGSLQRKGKLWIRIFPDKSITVKGNEIRMGGGKGAVDHYVAPIKPGTIMFELGGVNDEEASTAFRLASFKLPVKTTIVKKV; translated from the coding sequence ATGTTGATTCCTAAGAAAGTAAAATATCGCAAGCATCATCGAGGCGATCAAATTAAAGGTAAAGCCAGCCAAAAGATTAATTTAAGTTTTGGTAGCTTTGGCCTGAAGTCTTTGGAAGCTAATTGGATAACGTCGCGTCAGATAGAAGCGGCTCGTCGGGCGATTACTGGTAGCCTGCAACGTAAGGGTAAATTATGGATTAGGATTTTTCCGGATAAATCAATTACTGTTAAGGGTAATGAAATACGTATGGGTGGTGGTAAAGGTGCGGTGGATCATTATGTGGCGCCCATTAAGCCTGGTACGATTATGTTTGAGCTTGGTGGTGTAAATGATGAAGAAGCCTCTACAGCTTTTCGGTTGGCCTCTTTTAAATTGCCGGTTAAAACTACTATAGTTAAAAAGGTATAA
- the rplO gene encoding 50S ribosomal protein L15 translates to MVLALNSLRSPAKSRRSKKRLGRGNASGHGTYSTRGLKGQRARQGGRKGLGQLGVKHFVARLPKVRGFKSLQKSFATVTIDRLATFPDGTVVDYSFLKSKRLVRGPVRPLKLIGNTKLTVKLKVKVQAVSKGAQAVVEAAGGQVEIVAVK, encoded by the coding sequence ATGGTATTAGCTTTAAACAGTTTAAGATCCCCAGCCAAATCAAGGCGTTCTAAGAAACGTTTAGGCCGTGGTAATGCTTCTGGTCATGGTACTTATTCTACTCGAGGCTTAAAAGGTCAACGAGCCAGGCAAGGTGGACGTAAAGGTTTGGGTCAGTTAGGTGTTAAGCATTTTGTTGCTCGTTTACCTAAAGTTAGGGGTTTTAAGAGTTTGCAAAAAAGTTTTGCTACGGTGACTATTGATCGTTTAGCTACTTTTCCCGACGGGACAGTGGTAGATTATTCTTTTTTAAAGAGTAAACGTTTGGTTCGTGGTCCGGTTCGGCCATTAAAGTTAATTGGTAATACTAAATTAACTGTTAAGTTAAAAGTTAAGGTTCAGGCTGTTTCTAAGGGCGCTCAGGCGGTTGTGGAAGCAGCTGGTGGTCAAGTAGAGATTGTGGCTGTTAAATAG
- the rplC gene encoding 50S ribosomal protein L3 — protein MSKLILAHKQNMERLFLPDGQAVAVTRLKAGPCWVTQIKEDDKDGYRAVQVGFAEKKKVSKPLQGHLKAVGKNLRHLQEFDIPTETNLEIGQVLDVNQFQLGDKVAITAKAKGLGFQGVVKRHGFKGHPSSHGHKDQSRMPGSIGAGGVQHVRKGMRMAGRMGGQKVTVHNLEIMGVDAANNELLVKGAVPGAFKGLVSIVAEK, from the coding sequence ATGTCTAAATTGATTCTTGCTCATAAACAGAATATGGAACGTCTCTTTTTACCAGACGGCCAAGCAGTGGCTGTAACTAGGTTAAAAGCTGGGCCTTGTTGGGTTACTCAAATTAAAGAAGATGATAAAGATGGTTACAGAGCGGTTCAGGTCGGTTTTGCCGAAAAGAAGAAAGTTAGCAAACCCTTGCAAGGTCATCTTAAGGCTGTAGGTAAAAATTTAAGGCATTTGCAAGAGTTTGATATTCCGACGGAAACTAATTTAGAAATTGGCCAGGTTTTGGATGTTAATCAGTTTCAATTAGGTGATAAGGTGGCTATAACTGCTAAGGCCAAAGGCTTAGGTTTTCAAGGTGTGGTTAAGCGCCATGGTTTTAAGGGTCATCCTTCTAGTCACGGCCATAAAGATCAATCTCGTATGCCGGGTTCAATCGGTGCTGGTGGAGTGCAACATGTCCGTAAGGGTATGCGCATGGCCGGTCGAATGGGTGGCCAAAAAGTTACTGTTCATAATTTAGAAATTATGGGTGTGGATGCCGCCAATAATGAGTTGTTAGTTAAAGGAGCGGTGCCGGGAGCTTTTAAAGGTTTGGTATCAATTGTAGCTGAGAAATAA
- the rplR gene encoding 50S ribosomal protein L18, which translates to MNNSRSQNRIHRHKRVRSHVNGTAACPRVVVWRSLKHISAQAIDDVKGHTIVSVLDKELDLKKELKPLAIAAQVGQLLGEKLVKLGIKEAVFDRAGFAYHGRVKALAESLRQAGLKF; encoded by the coding sequence ATGAATAATTCTCGATCTCAAAATCGTATCCATCGCCATAAGCGGGTTAGAAGTCATGTCAATGGTACGGCGGCTTGTCCGCGGGTGGTGGTGTGGCGCAGTTTAAAACATATTTCGGCTCAAGCTATAGATGATGTTAAAGGCCATACTATAGTGTCAGTTTTAGATAAGGAATTAGACCTTAAAAAAGAACTTAAACCTTTGGCTATAGCGGCTCAAGTGGGCCAGTTATTAGGGGAAAAATTAGTTAAATTAGGTATCAAGGAAGCGGTCTTTGATCGAGCTGGTTTTGCTTATCATGGCCGGGTAAAAGCTTTGGCTGAAAGCCTCAGGCAAGCGGGTTTGAAATTTTAG
- the rplD gene encoding 50S ribosomal protein L4, which translates to MSDAKISILDNKGKSVGEVNLPEALQAVVVKPSVVHQVVVAYQANRRADTAHTKNRSEVRGGGKKPWKQKGTGRARHGSIRSPLWVGGGVVFGPRKQRDHSQSLPTKLKSAAAVMTVKDYLSAGRVTVVKAWPQADKTKVFVEIIKALAVPRKKYLLLLSDKEKALRRGFNNIPGANIMSVRQFNSYDGIKLPHWLISEDALQELMTRVLKAVK; encoded by the coding sequence ATGTCAGACGCAAAAATTTCCATTTTAGATAATAAAGGTAAGTCAGTCGGGGAAGTAAATTTGCCCGAGGCTTTGCAAGCAGTGGTGGTTAAACCATCAGTGGTGCATCAAGTGGTAGTGGCTTATCAAGCTAATCGTCGCGCTGATACGGCTCATACTAAAAATCGTAGCGAAGTTAGAGGTGGTGGTAAAAAACCTTGGAAGCAAAAGGGCACCGGCCGAGCCAGACATGGTTCTATTAGGTCGCCTTTATGGGTGGGTGGTGGTGTAGTTTTTGGCCCACGGAAACAACGAGACCACAGTCAAAGCTTGCCAACTAAATTAAAATCCGCTGCCGCTGTTATGACGGTGAAAGATTATTTATCAGCTGGTCGAGTAACAGTGGTTAAAGCTTGGCCCCAGGCGGATAAAACTAAAGTTTTTGTGGAAATTATTAAAGCCTTAGCTGTGCCCAGAAAAAAGTATTTACTTTTATTGTCGGACAAGGAAAAGGCTTTACGACGCGGTTTTAATAATATTCCTGGTGCCAATATAATGTCAGTAAGGCAATTTAATTCTTATGATGGTATAAAACTACCACATTGGTTAATTTCGGAAGACGCTTTGCAGGAATTAATGACCAGAGTTTTAAAAGCGGTTAAGTAA
- the rpmC gene encoding 50S ribosomal protein L29, which yields MTKQTPKTEDNLDKGQLEQKLAQAVQELRALRLRVAQQDLKDVRSIRKIRKQIARFKTAQQKG from the coding sequence ATGACTAAACAAACTCCTAAAACAGAAGATAATTTAGATAAAGGGCAATTGGAGCAAAAATTGGCCCAGGCTGTTCAAGAATTAAGGGCTTTGCGTTTGCGGGTGGCTCAACAAGATCTTAAAGATGTTCGTAGTATAAGAAAAATCCGTAAACAGATTGCTCGTTTTAAAACAGCTCAGCAGAAGGGTTAA
- the rpsE gene encoding 30S ribosomal protein S5, which translates to MQKSQNDRRGFGRRGPRRDRVEDEFDQRIVELSRVTRVMAGGKRMRFRALVVVGDRKGKVGAGLAKGADVSLAISKATTKAKRDLISVPLRGETLPHETTIKYKSAKVLLRPAKVGTGIIAGGPVRIVLELAGVPNVVSKILGSANKINNVRAVLAAFSRMKIVKK; encoded by the coding sequence ATGCAAAAATCACAAAATGACAGGCGCGGTTTTGGCCGGCGTGGCCCTAGACGGGACAGAGTAGAAGACGAATTTGATCAACGAATAGTGGAATTGTCCAGGGTTACTCGTGTTATGGCCGGTGGTAAAAGGATGCGTTTTCGGGCCTTAGTAGTAGTAGGCGACCGTAAAGGAAAAGTGGGCGCTGGCTTAGCTAAAGGTGCTGATGTCAGTTTAGCTATTAGCAAAGCGACTACTAAAGCCAAGCGGGATTTAATTAGTGTGCCTTTAAGAGGTGAAACTTTGCCCCACGAAACTACAATAAAATATAAGAGCGCTAAAGTTTTATTAAGACCAGCTAAAGTTGGTACTGGTATAATTGCTGGTGGTCCAGTTAGAATAGTTTTGGAATTAGCTGGTGTGCCTAACGTGGTTTCTAAAATATTAGGCTCAGCCAATAAAATAAATAATGTGCGGGCTGTTTTAGCCGCTTTTAGCCGTATGAAGATTGTTAAGAAATAA
- the rplF gene encoding 50S ribosomal protein L6, with protein sequence MSRLGKLPINIPAGVQVTIVGRSFTAKGPKGEVTEQLPGRVKVQQTDNVLSVSVTDSSDRAQRALWGLARQLVANAVQGVHEGYSKSLELSGIGFKVQIEGETLVFNLGFSHPVRFDIPKNISAKVEKNIIILTGANKQEVGQVAAEIRALRKPEPYKGKGIKYLNEVIRRKAGKVVKAAGAK encoded by the coding sequence ATGTCTAGATTAGGAAAATTACCAATTAATATACCAGCCGGTGTTCAAGTGACTATAGTTGGTCGATCCTTTACCGCTAAAGGCCCCAAAGGTGAAGTAACCGAACAATTGCCTGGTCGGGTTAAGGTACAACAGACGGACAATGTTTTATCGGTTAGTGTGACCGATAGCTCTGACCGAGCACAACGGGCTTTATGGGGTTTAGCTCGGCAATTAGTTGCTAATGCTGTTCAAGGTGTCCACGAAGGTTATAGTAAATCTTTGGAATTATCGGGTATTGGTTTTAAGGTTCAAATAGAAGGGGAAACTTTAGTTTTTAATTTGGGTTTTTCTCATCCAGTTCGTTTTGATATTCCTAAAAATATTAGTGCTAAAGTAGAAAAAAACATTATCATTTTAACTGGCGCTAATAAGCAAGAAGTTGGTCAGGTAGCCGCCGAAATAAGGGCTTTGCGCAAACCAGAGCCTTATAAAGGTAAGGGTATAAAATATCTTAATGAAGTTATTCGTCGTAAGGCCGGCAAAGTAGTTAAGGCAGCTGGCGCTAAGTAG
- a CDS encoding 50S ribosomal protein L23 translates to MALLKKKPKIKTFSLPKKITKAPAVLLLPQVSEKATRLQSQGQYSFKVKPGVSKIVVKKAIESAHGVRVIAVNARNLPRKTVRRGRNIGQTRIRRIMTVRLAPGQTLQTTKSI, encoded by the coding sequence ATGGCTTTATTAAAGAAAAAACCTAAAATAAAAACCTTTAGCTTGCCTAAGAAAATAACTAAGGCTCCAGCTGTTTTATTGTTGCCACAAGTTTCGGAAAAAGCTACTCGTTTGCAGTCCCAGGGTCAATACAGTTTTAAAGTGAAACCAGGTGTTTCTAAAATCGTTGTTAAAAAAGCAATTGAATCGGCTCATGGTGTGCGAGTGATAGCGGTTAATGCCCGTAATTTACCACGTAAGACTGTTCGACGTGGTCGTAACATTGGTCAGACTAGGATTCGTCGTATTATGACAGTTCGTTTAGCGCCTGGTCAAACTTTACAAACAACTAAATCTATTTAG
- a CDS encoding type Z 30S ribosomal protein S14, whose translation MSTTAQEVKSRRSLTKAKYSTRIVRRCWRCGRKHGYMRDFNMCRICFRELANNGEIPGITKASW comes from the coding sequence ATGTCTACAACCGCTCAAGAAGTAAAATCTCGCCGTTCTCTAACTAAGGCAAAATACTCTACTCGTATAGTGAGGCGTTGTTGGCGTTGTGGTCGAAAGCATGGTTATATGAGAGATTTTAATATGTGCCGTATTTGTTTTAGAGAATTGGCCAATAACGGTGAAATACCCGGTATTACAAAAGCCAGCTGGTAA
- the rplX gene encoding 50S ribosomal protein L24 → MFIKLKIKKNDIVKVLAGRDKGKQGKVTQVFPEESLVVVEGVNLRFKHLKASGKGQGGSKVQFAAPLKANKLMVVCPHCSKGTRITLSTTTDGKKVRLCHRCKQSLVTI, encoded by the coding sequence ATGTTTATTAAGTTAAAAATAAAGAAAAATGATATTGTTAAGGTTTTAGCTGGACGAGACAAGGGTAAACAAGGTAAGGTAACCCAAGTTTTTCCCGAGGAAAGTTTAGTAGTGGTGGAGGGAGTAAATTTGAGGTTTAAGCATTTAAAAGCCAGTGGTAAGGGGCAGGGTGGTAGTAAAGTGCAGTTTGCCGCTCCTTTAAAGGCTAATAAGTTGATGGTGGTTTGTCCGCATTGTAGCAAAGGAACCAGAATTACTTTATCAACGACTACTGATGGTAAAAAAGTCAGGTTATGCCATCGTTGTAAGCAATCATTAGTGACTATTTAA
- the secY gene encoding preprotein translocase subunit SecY — translation MWQKIEQIWKTPDLRNNILFVLFILVVFRLLAHLPIPGVDAVGLRNFFASNQFFGLLNIFSGGGLENFSVVMLGVGPYITASIIVQLLTMIVPKWQEMSKEGEAGQQKINQYTRWLTVPLSLLQAYSFMVLLRSQSGGGLIPDLQGLKLITSLVTVTAGTVFLVWLGEIISEKKIGNGVSLLIFAGIVASVPKQIQQTIATYDPTQLFSVIIFIAIALLTVVAVVVVTEAQRNIPVTYARMVRGSTTLGGATSYLPLRLLQAGVIPIIFAISVVLVPPMIAQFFVKSQSALLVKGAEFTINLFQNQIFYGVFYFILVFAFTYFYTSVVFKPDQVAENLQKQGGFIPGIRPGKSTVDFLSQTMNRVVLPGALFLSLIAVLPLGMQVVTGSQLLVIGGTSLLIVVSVVIDTVRQINAQLVMRDYDEL, via the coding sequence ATGTGGCAAAAGATAGAACAAATTTGGAAAACACCGGATTTAAGAAATAATATTTTATTTGTTCTTTTTATTTTGGTAGTTTTTCGTTTATTGGCTCATTTACCGATTCCAGGAGTTGATGCTGTTGGCTTAAGAAATTTTTTTGCCTCTAATCAATTTTTTGGTTTGCTTAATATATTTTCTGGTGGTGGTTTGGAAAATTTTTCTGTGGTTATGTTGGGTGTGGGGCCTTATATAACAGCCTCCATTATTGTCCAACTGTTAACCATGATAGTACCTAAGTGGCAAGAAATGTCTAAAGAAGGTGAAGCTGGTCAACAAAAAATAAACCAGTATACCCGTTGGTTAACCGTACCTTTGTCTTTGCTTCAAGCTTATAGTTTTATGGTTTTGTTGCGTAGTCAAAGCGGGGGCGGGTTAATACCGGATTTGCAGGGTTTAAAACTTATTACTAGTTTAGTAACAGTAACAGCGGGTACAGTTTTTTTGGTTTGGTTGGGTGAAATAATTTCCGAAAAGAAAATTGGTAACGGGGTGTCTTTATTGATTTTTGCCGGTATCGTAGCTTCGGTGCCTAAACAAATTCAACAAACTATTGCTACTTACGACCCCACTCAGTTATTTAGCGTTATTATTTTTATAGCCATAGCCTTACTTACTGTGGTGGCGGTGGTGGTGGTTACTGAAGCTCAACGTAATATCCCGGTAACTTATGCTCGTATGGTTAGGGGTTCCACTACTTTAGGCGGGGCTACTAGTTATTTACCACTAAGGCTTTTGCAGGCCGGCGTTATTCCTATTATTTTTGCTATTTCTGTAGTCTTGGTGCCGCCGATGATTGCTCAATTTTTTGTTAAATCTCAATCAGCTTTGTTAGTTAAAGGAGCCGAATTTACCATAAATCTTTTTCAGAACCAGATATTTTATGGTGTATTTTATTTTATTTTAGTTTTTGCTTTTACTTATTTTTATACTTCAGTCGTTTTTAAACCAGATCAGGTAGCGGAGAATTTACAAAAACAAGGTGGCTTTATACCCGGTATTCGTCCTGGTAAAAGCACGGTTGATTTTCTTTCACAAACTATGAATCGAGTAGTTTTGCCCGGCGCCTTATTCTTAAGCTTGATTGCTGTTTTGCCTTTGGGTATGCAGGTGGTTACCGGTTCCCAGCTTTTGGTTATTGGAGGTACTTCCTTGTTAATCGTGGTGTCGGTAGTTATTGACACGGTTAGGCAAATAAATGCCCAGTTGGTTATGCGAGATTATGATGAATTATAA
- the rpsH gene encoding 30S ribosomal protein S8, protein MTDPISDMLARIRNAALVNKSRVLVPYSNLKAGLAQILLDEGYIEAIGEETSPKRSLVISLKYLKGKPAIQNLKRISKPGRRHYVKSDSLPKVLSGLGIAIVSTSQGLMTNKKARAAKLGGEVICEIY, encoded by the coding sequence ATGACAGATCCAATTAGTGACATGTTAGCTCGAATTCGCAACGCCGCTCTAGTAAATAAGAGCCGGGTGCTGGTGCCTTATTCCAACCTTAAGGCTGGGCTAGCTCAAATATTATTAGATGAAGGTTATATTGAAGCGATTGGTGAAGAAACTTCGCCAAAGAGGTCTTTGGTAATATCTTTAAAGTATCTTAAAGGTAAGCCAGCCATTCAAAATTTAAAAAGAATCAGCAAGCCTGGTCGACGGCATTATGTTAAAAGCGATTCTTTGCCTAAAGTTTTATCGGGTTTGGGTATAGCGATAGTTTCAACATCCCAAGGTTTAATGACCAACAAAAAAGCCCGGGCAGCTAAATTAGGTGGTGAGGTAATTTGTGAAATTTATTAA